One window of Chamaesiphon minutus PCC 6605 genomic DNA carries:
- a CDS encoding glycosyltransferase family 4 protein, whose translation MKRLKVLISAYACRPGEGSEPGVGWNVVRELVEYHDLWVLTRSDNRTSIELALTRDPLPGLHFIYCDPPLLVQRLNYNYKLVHLHYYAWQIAAYMVARNLHKEINFDIVHHVTYVRYSSPSFLALLPVPFIWGTVGGGESAPKAFWEDFSWRGKVYELTRSLAHRIGELDPFTRLTARRSILVRATTEETATRLRQMGAKDVEIFPESGLSEVEIEQLAQIPLPIDRSNIRFISMARLLHWKGLHLGIRAFARANIPNSEYWILGDGVEKQRLEALVVSLGIEDRVKFWGRLPRQDTLQKLAESTVLLHPSLHDSGGWVCLEAMAAGRPPICLNLGGPATQVTTETGFKISAQTPDLAVAGLAAAMTQLAGDRELLASMSQAGRERVKEVYSWQHKGYLLAQLYSTIGCVDE comes from the coding sequence GTGAAACGATTAAAAGTTCTAATATCTGCTTATGCTTGTAGACCCGGAGAAGGTTCCGAACCTGGAGTTGGTTGGAATGTCGTTCGAGAGTTGGTCGAGTATCACGATCTTTGGGTACTGACGCGATCGGATAACCGGACATCGATCGAATTAGCATTAACCCGCGATCCTTTGCCGGGATTGCATTTTATCTATTGCGATCCCCCTCTCCTCGTTCAAAGGCTAAACTACAATTACAAGTTAGTTCATTTGCATTACTACGCATGGCAAATTGCTGCATACATGGTAGCCCGTAATTTACATAAAGAAATAAATTTTGACATAGTACATCACGTTACTTATGTGAGGTATTCATCGCCTAGTTTTCTCGCGCTCCTGCCCGTGCCGTTTATCTGGGGGACAGTTGGTGGTGGCGAGTCAGCCCCTAAAGCTTTTTGGGAAGATTTTAGCTGGCGGGGAAAAGTTTATGAGTTGACCCGTAGTTTAGCGCACCGGATCGGGGAACTCGATCCCTTTACGCGGTTGACTGCTCGACGAAGTATCCTGGTACGCGCGACAACGGAGGAGACAGCCACTCGGTTGCGTCAAATGGGTGCGAAAGATGTCGAGATTTTTCCAGAATCAGGCTTGTCCGAGGTCGAAATCGAGCAGTTAGCTCAAATTCCATTACCGATCGATCGATCCAACATCCGCTTTATCAGTATGGCAAGACTGCTGCATTGGAAAGGACTGCATTTAGGCATTCGTGCCTTTGCTCGCGCAAATATTCCTAATAGCGAGTATTGGATTTTAGGCGATGGTGTTGAAAAACAGCGATTAGAAGCCTTGGTGGTAAGCTTGGGGATCGAAGATCGAGTAAAATTCTGGGGTCGCCTCCCACGGCAGGACACTTTACAAAAACTAGCCGAATCTACTGTATTACTTCATCCGAGTTTGCATGACTCTGGGGGCTGGGTCTGCTTAGAAGCTATGGCAGCAGGTCGCCCCCCGATCTGCTTGAATTTGGGAGGTCCAGCAACTCAAGTAACCACAGAAACTGGTTTTAAAATTTCGGCTCAAACACCCGATCTCGCAGTGGCTGGTTTGGCAGCGGCGATGACTCAATTAGCTGGGGATCGGGAGTTATTGGCGAGCATGAGTCAGGCCGGACGAGAGCGGGTGAAGGAGGTTTATAGTTGGCAACACAAAGGTTACCTATTAGCGCAGCTCTACAGCACAATTGGGTGTGTTGATGAATAA
- a CDS encoding glycoside hydrolase family 55 protein gives MKVSIIVKLLILGAISILPLGFVSASKQNRQYKLNKTNKIDRHRENIVFPADAGVLNVKNFGAKGDGMTDDTAAIQSLLNAHPNGGRIIYLPNGTYLVSQTIVWPPGTPGKGNEYKNTILQGQSQSGVTIKLKDSAAGFTIATTPKAVIFTGPAPAQRFGNSIRNLTVDTGTNNPGAIGIQFNANNQGSLRNVTIQSQDGQGINGLDMNFADEIGPLLVKNLTVIGFQYGIRTGFRINSQTLENISLQNQSVYGLYNTGQIVNIRGLKSDNTVTAIYNAGGRMTLLDSALNGTGAASRQPAIRSDFPLDLLVRNLKTSGYQVAIQNQDRPQVGATIAEFISSGGTINQFPSPRQTLNLPIKETPDVPWDNPAQTAWANVGSFGAIPGDGKDDTAAIQAAIDSGKTTVYLPVGVYHLNKTILIRNNVRRIVGTEAIVEVPKTVNPGFKVIGGKNPIVVFERIGSGYNPTTTLENASSRTLVIRDATNVSGNMTGSGDVFIENVVSNPWQTWTFNRQNVWARQFNVENTGTHITNNGGKLWILGLKTERGGTLIDTKGGGKTELLGGLAYSTTVGPDGTQNYPMFINNDSSISITLGEVNHGGSPNYTTYVREIRGKLVRDLTGSSLPNYVGSGKQIPLYVGYPIEK, from the coding sequence ATGAAAGTTTCAATAATTGTCAAATTATTAATTCTAGGTGCAATTTCGATCTTGCCACTGGGTTTTGTCTCTGCGAGCAAGCAAAACAGACAATACAAACTCAATAAAACTAATAAAATCGATCGCCATCGGGAGAATATTGTTTTCCCAGCAGATGCTGGCGTACTCAATGTCAAGAACTTTGGGGCCAAGGGAGATGGTATGACCGACGACACAGCCGCAATTCAATCTTTACTAAATGCTCACCCCAACGGTGGGCGGATTATTTATCTGCCCAATGGCACCTACTTGGTCTCCCAAACGATCGTCTGGCCACCAGGTACACCGGGCAAAGGCAACGAATATAAGAATACCATCCTGCAAGGACAGAGCCAGAGCGGTGTAACTATCAAGCTCAAAGACAGTGCGGCAGGCTTTACGATCGCCACTACCCCCAAAGCAGTTATTTTCACGGGTCCCGCTCCTGCCCAGCGATTTGGTAACTCGATTCGCAATCTCACTGTCGATACGGGAACTAATAATCCTGGAGCGATCGGCATTCAGTTTAACGCCAATAATCAAGGATCGCTCCGCAACGTCACCATTCAATCTCAGGATGGGCAGGGTATTAATGGTCTAGACATGAATTTTGCCGATGAAATCGGCCCCCTCCTAGTCAAGAACCTGACCGTAATCGGATTTCAGTATGGGATCAGAACTGGCTTTCGGATTAACAGTCAAACACTTGAAAACATTTCGCTTCAAAATCAGAGCGTTTATGGTTTATATAATACAGGTCAGATCGTCAATATTCGCGGTTTAAAAAGTGATAATACTGTCACCGCTATTTACAACGCTGGTGGGCGAATGACTTTGCTGGATTCTGCTTTGAACGGTACTGGTGCAGCTTCGCGTCAACCAGCAATTCGCAGCGATTTCCCGCTCGACCTGCTTGTCCGCAACCTCAAAACATCAGGCTATCAAGTCGCAATTCAGAATCAGGATCGGCCTCAAGTCGGTGCGACGATCGCTGAGTTTATATCTTCTGGAGGAACCATAAATCAGTTCCCATCACCACGGCAAACACTCAATCTGCCAATTAAAGAAACTCCTGATGTTCCTTGGGATAATCCAGCTCAAACTGCTTGGGCGAATGTCGGCTCCTTCGGGGCGATTCCTGGTGATGGGAAAGATGATACAGCCGCGATCCAGGCTGCCATTGATTCGGGGAAGACTACCGTTTACTTGCCTGTTGGAGTCTATCATTTAAACAAGACGATCTTAATTCGTAACAATGTCCGGCGGATAGTTGGTACAGAGGCGATCGTTGAGGTCCCAAAGACAGTTAATCCTGGCTTTAAAGTCATTGGTGGGAAAAATCCGATCGTCGTGTTCGAGCGCATCGGCAGTGGTTACAATCCCACTACAACTTTAGAAAATGCTTCGTCACGAACGCTGGTTATTCGCGACGCTACGAATGTATCTGGTAACATGACAGGATCGGGAGATGTATTTATCGAAAATGTGGTCTCCAACCCTTGGCAAACCTGGACATTTAATCGACAAAACGTGTGGGCTAGACAGTTTAACGTCGAAAATACAGGCACTCACATCACCAATAACGGTGGGAAACTATGGATTTTGGGACTAAAAACCGAGCGGGGTGGCACGCTTATCGATACGAAAGGTGGTGGTAAAACTGAGTTGCTAGGCGGTTTGGCTTATAGCACGACAGTCGGCCCAGATGGAACGCAGAACTATCCGATGTTTATCAATAATGATTCTTCCATCTCAATTACCTTGGGAGAAGTTAATCATGGTGGTAGTCCAAATTATACAACCTATGTCAGGGAAATAAGGGGTAAGCTCGTCCGCGATCTAACTGGTAGCAGTTTGCCCAATTATGTAGGTAGTGGCAAACAGATCCCACTTTATGTTGGATATCCGATCGAAAAATAG
- a CDS encoding DUF1816 domain-containing protein, protein MKTRNHTLNQQYHFLLHSVARSFFTSSSSNGGTIVRQLVDRKRLVLMDSDNYKSLISNARDYCTPAWWIEIFTAQPKCTYYFGPFDRIWEAETAVSGYLEDLQSELAQGIQAQINKCCQPDLLTIEYDPSDNSPSQMV, encoded by the coding sequence ATGAAAACAAGGAATCATACATTAAATCAGCAATACCACTTTTTACTACATTCTGTAGCTCGATCTTTCTTCACAAGTTCTTCATCTAATGGCGGTACCATTGTCAGACAACTAGTCGATCGAAAGAGGCTCGTTCTTATGGACAGCGACAACTACAAATCTCTGATATCTAACGCCCGAGATTATTGCACTCCAGCTTGGTGGATCGAAATTTTTACCGCACAGCCCAAATGTACCTATTATTTTGGCCCATTCGATCGGATCTGGGAAGCTGAAACGGCAGTCTCTGGCTACTTGGAAGATCTCCAGAGCGAACTCGCCCAAGGTATTCAAGCGCAGATAAACAAATGTTGCCAGCCCGATCTCCTGACAATCGAATACGATCCGAGCGATAATTCCCCATCCCAAATGGTCTGA
- a CDS encoding GumC family protein, producing the protein MSIVVKPGEDNGQESHLNRQSHSGMLNADTLGTNSDEGGLDFSQVFGAIQRRIRIVIAITILATGATIVWNRTRPPAYEGSFKVLIEPVTVEGQVVSAVTGTRASVEAQDLDGAHSSKTTLDYPTQIQLLLSSKILLPVATKLKPTYPQISYEKLKASLTIGRLKDTTETKILEVRYASRSENETKQVLNLVSNAYIQYSLSERQTNVRRAIKFVDDQLPNVKTQVSYLESALQNFREKNQLIDPTTLGSQLGVQMSNTKQEQQTTQVELAKAKQLYRSLEQQLQLQPKSAEAASVLSEAPGYQQLVKQIQDIDVELEGLSAELTDEHPKIISLREKRKKLLPLLQAKSDSLLGSNLSQSTPNAQSLPYQNALRQDLSKQFIAVATQVKVLEAKLKSLNEASQILATETGKLPIISRQYENLQRQLKIATEQLSKFLQKREELMINAARQEVPWEIIAAPSVGAVSSSGLLKDVVLGSILGLLIGSGAALVVDKMNDVIYSIKDLREEINIAILGLIPQREDERKALKHANSRKDKGILPPLSEDDEIVHHYRFSPFIESFRALNSQLRLLNPDLPIRSLVVSSALPNEGKTTIAIQLAQAAAAMGQRVLLVNADLRKPSLQNLVDRHHNRETLEGLTDVIAGTTKLMDTVQLLPGETNLFVLLAGSVTLDPTSILSSKKMQELVQNCEHNFDLVIYDTVPLNFADSLLLIPQTDGLLMVTRLGKVHREALRNALRTLEVSKVAVLGTVVNMVDDPGIVANYGQNSTKRKVRS; encoded by the coding sequence ATGAGTATTGTCGTAAAACCGGGTGAAGATAATGGGCAGGAAAGTCATCTAAATCGGCAATCGCACAGCGGTATGCTCAATGCCGATACACTCGGTACTAACTCCGATGAAGGTGGTTTAGATTTCAGTCAAGTTTTTGGTGCGATCCAGAGACGGATTCGGATCGTCATTGCAATCACTATCCTCGCCACCGGGGCCACGATCGTCTGGAATCGCACTCGACCGCCTGCGTATGAAGGCAGCTTCAAAGTATTGATCGAGCCAGTTACCGTAGAGGGTCAAGTAGTTTCTGCGGTAACTGGCACTCGGGCAAGTGTTGAAGCCCAAGATTTAGACGGTGCCCATTCTTCAAAAACTACATTAGATTATCCAACTCAAATCCAATTACTTCTAAGCAGTAAAATTTTACTTCCTGTAGCTACCAAACTTAAACCCACTTATCCACAAATTTCTTACGAAAAACTCAAGGCATCTCTAACAATTGGTCGCCTTAAAGACACAACAGAAACTAAAATTCTGGAAGTCCGATATGCCTCTCGATCGGAAAATGAGACAAAACAGGTACTAAATCTCGTTTCTAATGCATATATCCAATATAGCTTGAGCGAACGCCAAACAAATGTGCGTCGAGCGATTAAATTTGTAGACGACCAACTACCCAACGTCAAAACTCAAGTCAGCTATTTAGAGTCAGCATTACAGAATTTTCGCGAAAAAAATCAGCTAATCGATCCAACTACATTAGGATCTCAACTTGGCGTTCAAATGAGCAACACCAAGCAAGAGCAACAAACAACGCAAGTAGAGTTAGCCAAAGCCAAACAACTCTATCGCTCTTTGGAACAGCAGCTTCAACTTCAGCCAAAAAGTGCTGAAGCAGCTTCAGTGCTGAGTGAGGCTCCTGGATATCAACAATTGGTCAAACAAATTCAGGACATTGATGTGGAATTAGAGGGTCTATCGGCTGAATTGACAGACGAGCATCCGAAAATAATTTCGCTGCGGGAAAAAAGAAAAAAATTGCTGCCGCTATTACAGGCAAAATCCGATAGCCTCTTGGGTAGCAACCTATCTCAGAGTACTCCCAACGCCCAATCTCTGCCCTATCAAAATGCACTGCGTCAAGATCTGAGCAAGCAGTTTATCGCTGTTGCTACCCAAGTGAAAGTTTTGGAAGCCAAGCTCAAAAGTCTAAATGAAGCAAGTCAAATCCTAGCTACCGAAACAGGTAAGCTACCAATCATCTCTCGTCAATATGAAAATCTGCAAAGACAATTAAAGATTGCCACAGAACAACTAAGCAAGTTTCTGCAAAAACGTGAAGAGTTGATGATCAATGCAGCTCGTCAAGAAGTACCATGGGAGATAATTGCAGCTCCTTCAGTTGGCGCGGTATCATCTTCTGGATTATTAAAGGATGTAGTTTTAGGCTCGATTCTTGGCTTGCTGATCGGGAGTGGGGCTGCTTTAGTTGTCGATAAAATGAATGATGTTATTTATTCAATTAAAGACTTGCGAGAAGAAATCAATATTGCTATTTTGGGATTAATTCCGCAGCGAGAAGATGAACGGAAGGCCCTCAAACATGCTAATTCTAGAAAAGACAAAGGGATACTTCCCCCGCTGAGTGAAGACGATGAGATCGTCCATCACTACCGATTCTCGCCATTCATTGAGTCCTTCCGCGCCCTAAATTCACAACTGCGCCTCCTCAATCCGGATCTGCCGATTCGATCGCTAGTTGTGAGTTCGGCATTACCCAATGAGGGTAAAACAACTATCGCCATCCAACTCGCTCAAGCGGCGGCGGCCATGGGTCAGCGGGTATTATTAGTTAATGCCGATCTGCGCAAGCCCAGTTTGCAAAATCTAGTAGATCGACACCATAATAGAGAGACACTAGAGGGCCTGACAGATGTAATTGCTGGAACGACGAAGCTAATGGATACAGTACAACTCTTACCTGGGGAGACAAACTTATTCGTGCTCCTGGCAGGTTCTGTGACTTTAGATCCGACTAGTATTTTAAGTTCAAAAAAAATGCAGGAGCTAGTCCAGAATTGCGAGCATAATTTCGATCTAGTAATCTATGATACCGTACCGCTGAATTTTGCAGATTCACTACTATTAATCCCCCAAACTGATGGACTTTTAATGGTTACCAGGCTTGGCAAAGTTCACCGCGAAGCCTTGAGAAATGCATTAAGAACCTTGGAAGTCTCTAAAGTTGCAGTTTTGGGTACGGTTGTGAATATGGTTGACGATCCGGGGATCGTGGCGAACTACGGGCAGAATTCAACAAAACGGAAAGTGCGGTCGTAG